TATTAACACCAGGTTCACTTTGAAGTtttcaaacacatacagtattacTGTGAGTTAAACATATAATGGGATcttcagtggaaaaaaaacccaacatacACCTAGTCAAGGCACATATTTTTTTGCAGTTACTCAGAACTGCTGATGAGACACAACACACTATGCTCCATCCCCAGTGTTCACTAGTTTGGCTGTCTGGGCCAATTTCATAGCCTGGGTGATGTCTCCTACCTAAGCAGATTTTGTGTTGAATAATGGCTACAGATAGGAGCAGGCAGAAATACCTCTCCTGCTGTGAGAAATGGTCAGCAGCGCATTTCCAGAGCAGAAAGCATCAGCATTTAATGAGGAGATAGATGAACGGACACAGCCGAGAGTTTACACCCTAAAGTGAAGTATTCTCCTTGCTGGAAAAAGTGAACAGATTTGGCTGGAACCTGGTAAACAGagatgaaggaaaagaaaaaacgaTGACCCCATTCTTCGACTCATCCTCTCTGCCACTGAGGATGCAAATAGCAGAGTCAAGAGGATTGAAAAGCTCCAGTGTGACTTATCTCTGTGTAGTCCACGCCGCTGTGTTTGATCTCAGCCTGTTCTAAGTAGCTGTAATCAGGAGGACAAGGTGGTTTCTACAGCAGCAAACAAATATCCCTCCTCCACCCTTGACTGTATCTGTTCCTGCTGTCAAGCTTATCATCATCTCCTACATTTAGCATTTATATGCagtataaatacaattaaaaatgcTTTATAACACACTATACTATagttttacacattacataGGACATGTTAagtgttaaatgtatttgtcatgaaaactccTCTTATGAGGCATAATGTCTATAACACATCCTCACTGCAGTCTACATGTAATTAGGGACCCTACAGAGCTTTGTGTCCCCCTAGTGGTAAGCACCCAATGGTACACCCTTGTAAAGAAGAGCAGGCTGCATTTGAATTCAGCGTCGCATCCTCCAGTTATACCCTCGTCACCCCACACCCCCACTCTGCTCAGCGGCCATGGTGCAGCTTTCACCGAAGCCTTATAAATAGTAACTggcaaatataatatttatcgTCTCAACTCGTGCGTCCCTTCCTGCAGTGGACACAAATACCACTGGCCCCGAAGCACAAGAAGGAAACACCACTCATACAGTTAACCCACACAAAAAATTTAATACCCTTCACGAGGGGATAAATGGTCCAAACTTTGACATACTAAATAGGGCGAGGTGTGATGACACaggtttttaatgtaaaaacttGCAGCCAACACCCAAATGCTTTGTAAAAAGTCATGTGACATATGACTTACTTACTTACATAGTTAGTACACATACACCAATGTtttaatatacttatatatgtcttttttgtttgttgtctttttatctAGACCAGCCAGATACAGTACCGATTAATATACAGTCACATCTGGAACAATACCTATTAAACATCATATAGTCCCACCGCCAGAGAGGAATCCATGGCAGGTTTCCAGGTCCGTCCTCTCTGCGCTAACATTAGAAACTGGCATGTGTAAaattctcttctcttttttcattattattattattattgtatagACTGGTGGTGATACTTGTCCTTGTATCTCGTGTCTTCTGTgcaaaagtttttttctttttttcttttgaaagaaCCCAAAACATGATTGACATAACAGGATACCTGGCTGTTCACTTTACAGTTATGATgaattttttgtctttttttttttaaacaattaaaCAGTTACATACATCCAAACGCCACACCCCCTTGGCATGTCACAAAAAATTATAAATCCAAAGTAACGCTCCCCATTATCACGGTGGGAGGCAATGATAAGAGAGGAAGGTTTATGACTACAGTGAGCAGCATCCTCCATTCGTACATCTTTTAGAATAAGGCACTGCTGCATAAAGAAAGGACATGGCCAACAAACCTCTCTGGGAGTATGATGGGGAGGCAGGATGAAGGGAGAATGTTCTTCTCCAGCAACTCACAGAAAGTTCTCATGTGTAAGTAAATGTGCTTGTGTTTATCGTTTGCAGGAAAAGTGTGCATCATATGGCATGTaggtttatttgtgtttttacacgTGTATGTCTGCGTGTGTGGCTGAGTCGTGCTTCAGCTACACTGGTCTCCTCAGACTGTGCTCTCGAGCATCCACTCAGTGCTGCTGAACGTAACTCTCCGGTTGGCGAGCGGAGACGACTCCACGTTGAGCTGGTTGGTGGACTTGTGCCACCTCGTCCTCGCTCTGCGTGGGTAACTATGACTCTGAAATATGGAGTAGTCCCCACCGTCAAAAGAGAACCTATGCCTAGTTCGTGCCAGCTCGTTGGGAAGTAAACCCATGTTAGCCAGGGCATTTTTCTTGTCCTTGAGCCTGGGAGCCTCCTTGGTGCCGGCGCTGGGACCTATGAGACACAGGGACATGGTGGAGCCTGTCAGGctactgtctgtctgcgtgTCCTCAGACGGGGGACCAGAGCGCTGTGCATCCAGGCTGGTTCTTCTCTTCAGCTTGTCTGCAGTCAGtggaggcagctccacctccagGATAGCAGTAGTGGCAGCTGGATCCTCCTTCTTCTCATTGTCCACCCTCAGCACCAGCGCCATGCACTCTTTGGGCACCTGGGCCTGGCCATCATCAGAGGGCTGCTTGGAGACGGAGCGCTGGAGACGCTGCTGGCTGCCATTGGTCTGGGAGTGCATGCTGGAGCTGACCTTGTTCTTGCTGTCCTCTGGGCTGCTGTAGGCCTTGTAACGGATCAtcaggatgatgatgaacacCAGCACTGAAGCAACAATTATACCACCGATAATGATGATCATAGTGCCTCCCAGGAACTGGCTGTGCATGAAGCGACACTGGCTGACCTCACTGGCTGTGTGGAACTGCACGCAGCCAACCACACGTGTGGCCGTTAATGATGTGATGCCGTCGTCATAAACCGCCAGCACACAAAGGTCATACTCCCGTCCGGCGGCCAGATCGTTGATTAAGAAGTTCTTGCTGGTGGATGGGATCattctgcagaggaagaaacatAGAGCGGTGGTGAAGACACAGAGGATTAATCATCGCTATTACAACGCCCACATTCACTGATTTGCATAAGGTGTATTAAATCACACAAAGGTGTCCGTTCCacacaacaaaaagacaacagGGCCATTGCAGCTCTAGCATTAAATATCACTCATTCTGGGTGATGGGCATAAAATGCACCATGCTCCATTAAAGCTGACTTATGAGGGAGTATGTTACATTATAAAATAGAAATGAGAAGTAGCTCTATTGGACTTGTGTATAAAATGACAGTGAAAGGTAAACGTCAAGGTGATAAACAAGGTAGAAGTGTCTAAAGAATATGCCACAGCAGCTGGCAGCTGCAGGACAAGTGATGCATGACGTGAAGGCAGTCTTGATGTGTGAATACCTAAGGTCACATTTTGTGGGCAAGTGTGAGATTACGCGACTCTAAATAGGAAGGAGAAAGGCATTGTCTTCAGGTCAACACTGGCGTTAATATAATTAGAAGCTTGTTCCTTTTCCCTAAAGGGAAACTTTGATGGTTATCATTTGTAGGTAATAATGTACCAcctaaagacaaaacaacactcAGCTCCGTGCCTAAACTGGATGAGAAAATTATACAGGAGAGCAACTCATTATATCTgataaaacctaaaaaaaaagaagggagtCGACCACATAATTAActcgctatataaatacataaatcctTTTAGATTTGCATTAAGTGTGTCACATATTGcataagaaacacacaaaattaaGTCTGATATTTAATCTTAAGGTTTGCTAATAGTTGTTTATactcatcattttaaaaagtgagcTCATACTGCGTAAGTACTCTCATTGTAACTAAGTGCCATCCAAGCGCATtattcactttttcattttctcaatgGAAGCGTTTTGCATATTTCAtggtagatatatatatatgtttatattgaCCTTGTCCTTGCTGCAACCAACCATCAGTACAAAATcagtacatttttcattttattctgtacCCATTAATCCACAGCATTCAATTTACAGCTACATATAACCAGCTGCTTTTCAGATTAAGATCTTTCAAGCAAAACATGTGAAACAATATGTTACACTGTTATTGATTCAACATTTACACATAAATACGGCGTAAGAATGATCCAGTGATTATTAACACTGACAGGAGCCATTCTGCGAAGCAAGAACATCTaaatttcaataacattttgttGCTAATATTAAAGCCGTGATGGAAAGTACATTTATTCAAGCACTGTTGTAAAGCacaatttgttttcctgttttctgatACTTGGGATTCACTACATTTCAGAGGTAAACTACAAGggcgcatacctccaccaaggctaagGTCCTATCTCGCCCGTTTATCTGAATCCACTCATTCTTCCATGGGTCATGCACCTCTCGTCTataaaatgtcatggaaatcatTTCAGTAGTTTCTGAGTAATGATGcttaataaaaaccaaacaaaagctgatgaaaacataaccgcCTTGGTGGAGGCAATAATCTACTTAAGCTCTGAAAACTGTGATTACTAGTTATatgtaaatagaaaaacacatgatAATGATGTTAAAAATCAAACCAGTGCGTCTCAACATTCTTATCTATATTTGCATTGTTGTGTTGTCCCTGGTCACATTTCAGATACAGTAACTTTAGGTTGTTATCAGCATCAAAGATGGTTTCATTCTCAGAGGggtttcttttatattttaagcCACAAAGAGATAAAAGTTGCACAATATtatcattttgaaataatacGCAGATCATTTTACTTGCTGTTAGTCAATGATCTGAATACGACCACTACAACCAGGCCCATCATTAGACAACCACATCTAATCACAGTCTGTGTTGTAACCAATTAATGCAGACACTTGCTAATGATATAAACAGAGACATGCAGTGAAATAGTTGTCCTTGTGTTATTGTTCATTGTCACATCATGTTTTAATGACGCTGACAAGGCCCTTTAGTCCTAATGTTTGGCTCCACAACTGATTCACACAATACACTTCAATATCAGAGTGAAATTTGTTTACTAAATCTATAAATATCTTAATTAGACACTTTTGTATATATGAAAAAACATTcagttgtattttaatttatggAAAAATATTCTTCACTGTACACTGTCAGGGCTCTACTTATTTTTGGACATACTTcatcttttttcatctttgggATACTTCAGCCTGTCTTAGTGGAGCGTCATGTCAACAGATGGTACCTCCAGATGTCTCACCTTTCCTTGTTCCCTATTTTACtaccctcctctccctccctccctccctccccccacccACTCCACCAAGGCTTACCTGTACACCAAAGTATCATCTGCCGAGCTGTTGTACTGAATCTGGTACATCCTGATGCCGGGGATATGGCGCTCAGATGGCCAGCGGATtacagcggaggaggaggtcagCTCTGTGACCATCACCCTCCTGTCCTGCTTGTCGTAGCCCTTGGTGTCGTTGCCAGATttggaggaggtggtgatgtCTGAGAGTCCGGGGTCCTCGCGCATGTGGCCCGTGTTGTTAACAAACAAGGGTAAGGGGATCATGTTGATCTCAACAGCAGCTGTGGCGATGCCTGCAGCATTGGACGCCACACAATTAAATGCTCCACTGTCCTTCAGCGTGGTGATGAGAATATCAAGGGTGCCATTATCATACAGGATGGTACGGGAATTATTATGCACCAGCTTGCCGTCTGGTGACCTCCAGTGAATCTCTGGGTCTGGATCACCCACGGCTTTGCATTTCAGAGTCACACCCTGCCCCTCCATCACATAGGGCTTAGTGGTGAGATGTTTGGTGATCAATGGGGGCTCACAGATAAACTCCTCCTCTTGGATGGACCAGAAGTATTTGTCCATGAGGTGTTCCGGTGAGGCGCATGTCTCCAGATCGTCCTCTCTTGTCAGCCTGCGGAGCCACAGCAGCTCACAGTTACAGTGGAGGGGATTCCCACCAAAGCTCACAGCCAGAGTGGAAGAGCTGGAGCCCTTGGTGTCAGACAGTACCTGAGCGTGCTGGAACAAGCTGTCTGGTGGCAGCTTCTGCAGCCTGTTTGAGGTCATGTCCAGGCGGACCAGCTTGGTGAGCAGCGTAAAAGTCCCCGCTCCAATGTGATCGATCAGGTTGTGGTCCAGTGTGAGCGTGTTAATGTTGGTCATTCTGGCTATGGCTTCCCAGGGAAGACTGCGCAGATTGTTATTGGAAAGATCCAAGTCCTCTACGGTCGCAACAAACTCGTCAAAGGAGGTGGGGGCCACTTGGTGGATCTGGTTGTTTCCGAGGATGAGGTGCCTCAGGTTAATGAGGCCCTTGAAGTGGTCGGTCTTTATCGCACTGAGGCGGTTCCCATCCATGTGGAGCGCCCGCAGGGATCGCAGGCCCAGAAAGGCGTGGGGGGTGATCTGGCTAATGGTGTTGCGGGACAGAGTGAGGTGGACCAAACTAGTCATGTTGAAGAAGTCTTTCCTgcggatgatggtgatgaagttGTCCGTGAGCCGCAGCTCGACGGTCTTGCGGTCGATGGTGGGGGGCACGAACAACAGGCCGGTCTTAGCACAGAGCAGAGTCAGAGTAGGGGAGAGGTGCTGGCAGATGCAGCGGCCGGGGCAGCTGTAACCCTTCACCAGAGCTGCACACAGCAGCACGCACAGAACCAGCCGCTCCATCGTTGATCAGTGTCCAGGTCCTGTGCATGAgacagaaagggaaaaaaggagagacactgagtgaaaaaaaaaaaaaaaggagagctTTGCATTAATAAATAGCATCATGGGCTTTATGAGAGCCTGCTGCAAAAAACCCACAGTCTGACCAAGATTGCTGAGGCTGCCAGCAAGGTATCAATCACAAAATGAAATGGAGCTTTTCTGAAATAATGGCACCTGGGATGATGAAAGGCTGCGCCAACACTGTCAGAAGCTCATGTCTCTGTAGCCTTATAAtggaaataacagaaacatttttgtgCCACCAGGCTGCATCACTACTGAACCATATAATTTCTTGAATGATAACACGACAGTTTTCCCATATTAGGTTTCCATCCAACGTGTGTGCATTTCCATCACATTAgacctgtgtgttttcctcactCTGAGTTCCACACCAGGGCAGAGGATTAAGAAAAGGGCACTTGTCAGCAGCGGTCAAGGATTTTTATGACCTTTTaattctctctgctctcccaaTTCTTCTGAGACATACTGCAAAATTAGACAGAAACCTGTCATGTAAATCACAGCAATAAAAAGTAAAGGTGAAAACAGCACAgatgcagcttgttttttccaGCCCATCCAATGGAGACATTATTGGATGATTCTGGGGTTTGGAGGATGTTCTGATTCTCTGATTCCCCTTTAGAGGTATTGATTTCAGTCTAGAGGAGAACACGCCTGTGGTGACAGGGGTAAAAAGTGATCCTTGGCTGTAATAACCATCAAAGACCccagtggagcagcagcagtgatgtgcTGATGCCCTCCTTGGCATCCATCTTCATTGGTAACGCCTTCAGCTTCACTGTTGATGAGAGTACCTGTTAACACTGACAAATTAAAGAGATGACaactgacttttcttttctaGGTTTAGACAAGGACATACGGGTAGAGCTGCAGCCTATCACCTCATCCAATCCCACAGGGCGACAGTTCTCATACCCTTCAGATGCAATGTTTCAATCGACAGCAATGTCTCTTTTTCAGAGGTCACCCAAAATTATTTCAAATGCACTCGAGAAAAGCTGGCCATggatttcaaacaaaaatagaTAGTAGTTGTCTGTTTTTCAGCAATTTGGATGCACCGTCCAATTTGTCATGACTTATGTGAGCCTTTCTATCTATGTTCCACGAAACTGAGGGGGTGCTGACGTCCTTAATGCCACTGACTCCATCCCCCATGGTGCCCAAACTGCAAAAGCATCTAATGCTCAGAGTACCAATATCCCTTGATtaaactctttaaaaaaaaaagcctgtgaTGATAATATTTTCAATGTCACATGTCCAATTTCATAGAAAAGTATAATCCAagctctcttcctccctctctcctcagacttttatgtatttgtatgttgtGCACACTTCTCAAACCTAATACCCTTGGCCTGATGCGGTTGTTATGCATGTTCAAGATAGTGAGACAAGTGAGAAATAGTCGGCGCACTGCTGTCGTCTTACAAACTTAGTTATATTCGCCACCAGCAATGGAAATTCTCAGTCGTTTATTTCCTTCTTTTCACTCTCTTAtaaacacgcacatgcacacaggccaCTGTCTGACAGACTACAGGGCCTCTCGTTAGCTACAGATGCTGCTGTCCAATCAGAGTGCTCATTAAAAATCTGGGTTCGTATGATGATTTTCTGAAGGAAGTAGAACAGCTTGAAACACAAGTTCAAACCAGCGGGATAGTTTGTCAAAGATTCAATCAACAGTGACAGAAATACTTCCACTTTATTCTGTCTCGACCATTCGAAAAGTTAAACTTTTGCtcggtttgtgtttttattccccTCCCTCTTTGTTGTGACTCTGCAGGCGCGGCTACAACCTACGTTTCTGAGGCAGAACCACCTTAACTGTTTGAAATCggaaaaaaaggatttgtgCTGTGCAATTTACAAAGAATATACAAACAAGATAATGAACACGCACACATAGTTATTGTCTGTGTTCACTCATTTATAGTGAGGTTAAACCATTTACtcatacaaagacacacactagGTGGTACACTGAGTGAGGAAATTTCCAAACCCCAAGagagaatttatttatttaacaacacTCCTTTATTGTTGGCAGCACAGCGTGCCTGTCGTGTCTAAATTAATCCTCCAAATTCCCTTTGTTAAGATACCGGGAATGTAAAAACGAcaacagggtttctgcagggttCAACGAGTAAAAGTTAAGATTCTCTTTTTAATTCCACACTGTGACTTAAATGTTCAGTAAGTAAGATATAGGTGAAAGGAATCGATTTGGCagaaatggaatataaaataatcctcaagaTGTTTGAAGTGTGTGATCACCCGAATGTACAAATCTTTTATATTCATTGCACCGTTTATATTAAAATAGGGCAATAGTTGTCCtttctctacggaggccaccatgtttttttacagtcgtccaaactgaacaaactaaaaaccttttgagtttttatttaaaactgaagGCTATCACATGTTCTATCTCATGTTTGTacggggagggtgaggtgaggggtataaCATGCAAccttacca
The Paralichthys olivaceus isolate ysfri-2021 chromosome 11, ASM2471397v2, whole genome shotgun sequence genome window above contains:
- the lrfn1 gene encoding leucine-rich repeat and fibronectin type III domain-containing protein 1 — translated: MERLVLCVLLCAALVKGYSCPGRCICQHLSPTLTLLCAKTGLLFVPPTIDRKTVELRLTDNFITIIRRKDFFNMTSLVHLTLSRNTISQITPHAFLGLRSLRALHMDGNRLSAIKTDHFKGLINLRHLILGNNQIHQVAPTSFDEFVATVEDLDLSNNNLRSLPWEAIARMTNINTLTLDHNLIDHIGAGTFTLLTKLVRLDMTSNRLQKLPPDSLFQHAQVLSDTKGSSSSTLAVSFGGNPLHCNCELLWLRRLTREDDLETCASPEHLMDKYFWSIQEEEFICEPPLITKHLTTKPYVMEGQGVTLKCKAVGDPDPEIHWRSPDGKLVHNNSRTILYDNGTLDILITTLKDSGAFNCVASNAAGIATAAVEINMIPLPLFVNNTGHMREDPGLSDITTSSKSGNDTKGYDKQDRRVMVTELTSSSAVIRWPSERHIPGIRMYQIQYNSSADDTLVYRMIPSTSKNFLINDLAAGREYDLCVLAVYDDGITSLTATRVVGCVQFHTASEVSQCRFMHSQFLGGTMIIIIGGIIVASVLVFIIILMIRYKAYSSPEDSKNKVSSSMHSQTNGSQQRLQRSVSKQPSDDGQAQVPKECMALVLRVDNEKKEDPAATTAILEVELPPLTADKLKRRTSLDAQRSGPPSEDTQTDSSLTGSTMSLCLIGPSAGTKEAPRLKDKKNALANMGLLPNELARTRHRFSFDGGDYSIFQSHSYPRRARTRWHKSTNQLNVESSPLANRRVTFSSTEWMLESTV